Part of the Xenopus tropicalis strain Nigerian chromosome 3, UCB_Xtro_10.0, whole genome shotgun sequence genome, TGCTATGGCTTCTGCAATCTACACAGTTatgtacattatcccttataatacatgagtgatactcagagttccctgtataactcagcctgcagccttgtgcctttatatgggtacagaacccctcagtgactgctaatatccttatcatttacagtagggggtacattatcccttataatacatgagtgatactcagagttccctgtataactcagcctgcagccttgtgcctttatatggggggcacagaacccctcagtgactgctaatatccttatcatttacagtagggggtacattatcccttataatacatgagtgatactcagagttccctgtataactcagcctgcagccttgtgcctttatatggggggcacagaacccctcagtgactgctaatatccttatcatttacagtagggggtacattatcccttataatacatgagtgatactcagagttccctgtataactcagcctgcagccttgtgcctttatatggggggcacagaacccctcagtgactgctaatatccttatcatttacagtagggggtacattatcccttataatacatgagtgatactcagagtcccctgtataactcagccctaTAAGTAGGGTATATTGGCCCAGCAGGggatcctgtgtgtgtgtgtgagagagttaACATGCTCTTGTCATTTAACTGGTGGCTGTTTATAGCTCTGAGACTTGAAACCAAATctgtgttgcccccccccccccatagcccgTCCCATTCGGCCACAGGACCCATCCTCTCTGCTCCCGCCGGGGTATTGGAGAGAATAGGAGACCCCTTCTCTGTCCAGGATGTGGGGGATCAGAAGCAAATCAGTAGGTTATGGCTGGGGGGGAGGAGGGTTGGCGGCACCAGTGATCCCTGGGATTAGGTTTTATGCCAGCACCCAGGGGTGCAATGTgactgtgggactgggggtgggggggcgggtagGGGGTTGGGTGGGAGATCAGACCTATGAATTGTGTTACATATGCAGGGCATAGGAAGAACTGGAAGGTACCATTTTggggggctgtggggggggggggtgagcactAACATTCATGCTTAgctttgcctttaaaggagaataaaagccCAGAGGTAAGTTTGCCAACATTGATTACTTTTAAGGCGTAGCACTGCTGGCTTCCCAGGGCCCTATGCCAAATTATATCCAGCCCCTAAACTAACTCTCccatgtccatcttgccctaagtGGGGGTCAGTACCTGTGTAGTGCGCCGCCATACTTTATATAGCGCTTACACATCAGTCACTGTAGCAGTTTAGCTGACAATCAGGTACCTATCTCAGGCTGTGGCCAGTTTTATCCATACGGATGTAGCACCCAGAGAAAACCTGGCCAGTGTGGGGGGCAACATATATTCTTTTTATAAATTCTGCCTATTATGTAAGACTGGGCCGGCGCCATTAATGTCCATCCCCTACAGAGAGAGTCAATGGGTAATGATAACCCAGGTACTTTATAtaaagtgagaggcagtgggtccTGACACCCCAgttgccaggcccagactggcaaactgtgggttctgtcaaatgccagaggggctgctgtaatatgccatagacagtcactatttattgggatgggggggctgtttgtgcctctgggtactgggaatgcctggggggctgtaaggtgccacagacagtcactatttattgggctgggggggctgtttgtggctcttggtactgggaatgccaggggggctgtaaggtgccacagacagtcactatttattgggctggggggctgtttgtacctctgggtactgggaatgccaggggggctgtaaggtgccacagacagtcactatttattgggctgggggggctgtttgtgcctctgggtactgggaatgccgggggggctgtaaggtgccacagacagtcactatttattgggctggggggggctgtttgtgcctctgggtactgggaatgccaggggggctgtaaggtgccacagacagtcactatttattgggctgggggggggggggctgtttgtgcctctgggtactgggaatgccaggggggctgtaaggtgccacagacagtcactatttattgggctagggggggctgtttgtgcctttgtgTGCCAGGGTCCAGttgaaccccagtccagacctgccagttgcattatatactgtatattacagttAGGGCACCCCTAGAGTGATTATATTCCAATGGTGGGAACTGTAGTTTTACACTTTACGTTTGTTTCCCTGCAGAGGGAGTGCATTTCCGTGCACATTGGCCAAGCCGGCCTTCAGATTGGCAATGCATGCTGGGAACTCTTCTGCCTGGAGCATGGCATCCAACCGGACGGGATTCTTTCGGATCAGTCGAAGGTGGGCAGCTCCGCCGACTCCTTTACTACGTTCTTCAGCGAGAGCAGCAATGGGAAGCATGTCCCCCGGGCCATTCTGGTGGATTTAGAGACCACAGTGGCAGGTAGGTTGGAACCTGACCAGGGCTGGAATAACCCCATTTCTACTGGTGAGGCACAGTAAGGCTGGGAAGTATGATGGCATACATATAATATGAATACAATGCCATTTGGCTTTTCTTTGTACCTTACTTCCCAGTGGGAGATGTCAGTATTCCAGGACCCCTGTCGGAATTTTcttttacaaacaaaaaacatacaaTAACAATACAAGAAAAGTGCTTAAAAATAAAATCCTTTCCTACCTGCACCTTGTGACTTTTTGGCTGTTGACTTTATCTGCAAGGGGTCTTTTCATTGTTATGAAAATACATTTCTCTAATtaacaggctatgagcaaattagggggctgttcctgctgaattgtgcttagtacaggggaatccctatgtgccatagttttatggtatctctctgtacaggctatgggcaaacttagggggctgttcctgctgaattgtgcttagtacaggggaatccctatgtgccatagttttatggtatctctctgtacaggctatgggcaaacttagggggctgttcctgctgaattgtgcttagtacaggggaatccctatgtgccatagttttatggtatctctctgtacagactatgagcaaacttagggggctgttcctgctgaattgtgcttagtacaggggaatccctatgtgccatagttttatggtatctctctgtacaggctatgggcaaacttagggggctgttcctgctgaattgtgcttagtacaggggaatccctatgtgccatagttttatggtatctctctgtacaggctatgagcaaattagggggctgttcctgctgaattgtgcttagtacaggggaatccctatgtgccatagttttatggtatctctctgtacaggctatgagcaaacttagggggctgttcctgctgaattgtgcttagtacaggggaatccttatgctgccatagttttatggtatctctctgtacaggctatgagcaaacttagggggctgttcctgctgaattgtgcttagtacaggggaatccctatgtgccatagttttatggtatctctctgtacaggctatgagcaaacttagggggctgttcctgctgaattgggcttagtacaggggaatccctatgtgccatagttttatggtatctctctgtacaggctatgagcaaacttagggggctgttcctgctgaattgtgcttagtacaggggaatccctatgtgccatagttttatggtatctctctgtacaggctatgagcaaacttagggggctgttcctgctgaattgtacttagtacaggggactccctatgtgccatagttttatggtatctctctgtacaggctatgagcaaacttagggggctgttcctgctgaattgtgcttagtacaggggaatccctatgtgccatagttttatggtatctctctgtacaggctatgagcaaacttagggggctgttcctgctgaattgtacttagtacaggggactccctatgtgccatagttttatggtatctctctgtacaggctatgagcaaacttagggggctgttcctgctgaattgtgcttagtacaggggaatccctatgtgccatagttttatggtatctctctgtacaggctatgagcaaacttagggggctgttcctgctgaattgtacttagtacaggggaatccctatgtgccatagttttatggtatctctctgtacaggctatgagcaaacttagggggctgttcctgctgaattgggcttagtacaggggaatccctatgctgccatagttttatggtatctctctgtacaggctatgagcaaacttagggggctgttcctgctgaattgtgcttagtacaggggaatccctatgtgccatagttttatggtatctctctgtacagactatgagcaaacttagggggctgttcctgctgaattgtgcttagtacaggggaatccctatgtgccatagttttatggtatctctctgtacaggctatgggcaaacttagggggctgttcctgctgaattgtggatATTCACAACTGAATCAAAGTCCTGTTTATACATCAGGTCACATCCACTTACTCATAATTCATCTCATTCCCTAGATGAGATCCGGGTTGGCGAATACCGACACCTGTTTCACCCGGAACATTTTATCACAAGCAAGGAGGATGCGGCCAATAATTACGCCCGAGGACACTACACTATTGGCAAGGAAATCATCGACCTTGTGCTGGATCAGATACGAAAGCAGGTGAGAGACCCAGCGGGCACAGAGAATAgcactggtatgggacctgttatccagaatgctcgggacctggggttttctggataaggggtctttccttaatttggatctccataacttaagtctgctaaaaatcacttaaacattaaataaacccaatagggctgttctgcccccaataagggctaattatatcttagttgggatcaagtacaggtactgttttattattacagagaaaagggaatcatttaaccattaaataaacccaatagggctgttctgcccccaataaggggtaattatatcttagttgggatcaagtacaggtactgttttattattacagagaaaagggaatcatttaaccatgaaataaacccaatagggctgttctgcccccaataaggggtaattatatcttagttgggatcaagtacaggtactgttttattattacagagaaaagggaatcatttaaccattaaataaacccaatagggctgttctgccccaataaggggtaattatatcttagttgggatcaagtacaggtactgttttattattacagagaaaagggaatcatttaaccatgaaataaacccaatagggctgttctgcccccaataaggggtaattatatcttagttgggatcaagtacaggtactgttttattattacagagaaaagggaatcatttaaccatgaaataaacccaatagggctgttctgcccccaataaggggtaattatatcttagttgggatcaagtacaggtactgttttattattacaaggaaaaaggaattatttttaaaaattagaattattctcttataatggagtctatgggagatggcctttctgtaattcagaactttctggataacaggttacggataagggatcccatacctgtattactgaaaAGGGCACTAAGACCTGGCACTTTGGGATGAATGGACCTCGCTAATGCCCTACAGGGGTGTCAGGTCAATTATAATTAAGATACTGAGAATGACAAGGGACTGGATATCTATCCAAAGATCCAGCACGTATTtattggcaggtttaaaaatccagttggGCGAGGACAGCATATAGTTCTCTCTAAATTACCCTGATATGGCCAACCACATGGGTGGCCAAAgtgggcaaagatctgctcatttggcatcTGACCTCATTGGGGTAACTACACAAGCAGACGGTGTCTTTTTGTCTTTTTCAGACCGATGCCTGTTCCAGCCTGCAGGGCTTCCTTGTCTTTCACAGTTTCGGAGGCGGAACCGGTTCCGGCTTCACCTCTCTCCTTATGGAACGGCTGTCCCTGGATTATGGAAAAAAGTCCAAGCTGGAGTTTGCCATCTACCCAGCACCTCGTATCTCCACGGCAGTGGTGGAACCCTACAACTCCATCCTGACGACGCACACTACTCTAGAACATTCAGACTGTGCCTTCATGGTGGACAACGAGGCCATTTATGACCTGTGCCATCGAAACCTGGACATTGAGCGCCCCACCTATATGGCGCTGAACAGGCTCATCAGCCAGATTGTCTCCTCCATCACGGCCTCCTTGAGGTTTGATGGTGCCCTCAACGTAGACCTGACGGAGTTCCAAACCAACTTGGTTCCTTACCCGCGCATTCACTTTCCTCTGGTCACCTACGCCCCTATCATCTCGGCAAACAAGGCCTACCATGAGCAGCTGTCTGTGGCGGATATCACCAACGCTTGTTTCGAGCCATGTAATCAGATGGTGAAGTGTGACCCCCGTCACGGGAAGTACATGGCCTGCTGTATGCTTTATCGCGGTGACGTGGTTCCCAAAGATGTTAACGTGGCCATTGCCTCTATAAAGACCAAGAGAACCATTCAGTTTGTGGATTGGTGTCCTACTGGATTCAAGGTGCCTGGTCAAAATACTTCTCTTATGCTTTTTCTTCTCAGTCATGTGACCCCCCTACACCTCACCCTTATGTCTATCATGATCCTACTCCTTCTTCCTCCATATTGCTTCTTTCTTTTGTCATCCTGctaatatttttgcctttttcagGTGGGCATCAATTACCAGCCCCCCACCGTGGTGCCGGGAGGGGATCTGGCCAAGGTTCAGCGTGCTGTCTGTATGCTCAGTAACACCACCGTCATCGCTGAGGCCTGGGCGCGGCTGGATCACAAGTTTGACTTAATGTTCGCCAAGCGCGCCTTTGTACACTGGTACGTGGGCGAGGGCATGGAGGAGGGGGAGTTTTCCGAGGCCCGGGAGGACTTAGCAGCCCTGGAGAAAGATTATGAGGAGGTGGGAATTGACTCGTTCGAGGAGGAAAACGAAGGAGAAGAATATTGAGAACCTGGGACTTTCACACTGGGACTTTATCTTAAATAAAAATACCTCAACTGACTCACGGAACCTCTTTTATTGTGCACATATGAAGGAAGGCTTATTATATAGCAAGAACATGCATGTAGGGGCCCTCCATGGCTCCTTCTACCGACCTTTATACCAAGGATTGTCAACCTGTTcacttagagcagtgatccccaaccagcggggCAACATGATGCCCACcacccccttttgatgttgcagGTCAAAATggtcatgtatgtatatatatatacataaataaatacatttattacatacattatatatatatatatatatataatgttacacactaagggggtgatgtaataaaagacactaagtttgcccaggtgaagtaacgtatagcaaccaatcagcaggtagcattgacTGCCcatctgtttaaaaggaaacatcttttAAAAAATACCCAAATTAACTCCCATTTAATAATTTCCATATTGTCAAAAAAACTCTTAAGTATACTCATAATATACTGCAAAATACCTTAAATATACCCCCAaatagtgtcggactgggaccccaggggccaccagaaaaccttagccccTAGGCCCCActctcctttccccacccaacctctttattctcccagtcccttttatttacacgctagcatctattcttccatctatttcccctctctcttcccattcagaaatagggaatggccatgaaacaggccaaatgggcaggagcaggagggcccactgacacctcggccccccgggagtttcctggtatcctagtgggccagtccgacactgcacccAAACTATAGCGTAGAGTTTaatcaatattaaaacacataTTAAATCACAATCCACCCAATAAATATCAACATATGCAATAAGTTGAAAGTGATAATAGTAGACCAATAAAATCTAATTAATCAGGATATATCCAGTATAATATCTGATTATCATTAACATGTCTCTGAGTGAGCGACGCCATTGATAAGCCCCCACTGGCGGTGACGTCTGTGTAAAGGGTAATGCAGAGTCTAGTTGCAGAATTGCCCAAAGTTTTTTaatcactgtacaggtatgggatcccttatgcagaaacccatggttaaatgattcccttttctctgtaataataaaacagtacctgtacttgatcccaactaagatataattaccccttattggggcagaacagccctattgggtttatttcatgattaaatgattcccttttctctgtaataataaaacagtacctgtacttgatcccaactaagatataattaccccttattgggggcagaacaatcctattgggtttatttcatggttaaatgattcccttttctctgtaataataaaacagtacctgtacttgatcccaactaagatataattaccccttattgggggcagaacaatcctattgggtttatttcatggttaaatgattcccttttctctgtaataataaaacagtacctgtacttgatcccaactaagatataattaccccttattgggggcagaacagccctattgggtttatttcatggttaaatgattcccttttctctgtaataataaaacagtacctgtacttgatcccaactaagatataattaccccttattggggcagaacagccctattgggtttatttaatggttaaatgattcccttttctctgtaataataaaacagtacctgtacttgatcccaactaagatataattaccccttattgggggcagaacagccctattgggtttatttcatggttaaatgattcccttttctctgtaataataaaacagtacctgtacttgatcccaactaagatataattaccccttattgggggcagaacagccctattgggtttatttcatggttgaatgattcccttttctctgtaataataaaacagtacctgtacttgatcccaactaagatataattaccccttattggggcagaacagccctattgggtttatttaatggttaaatgattgttATGTTACAATACATAAAGTCTAGTTTCATTTTCGGGTGTCTGgccctttaaaaatataattatttcccATTCCTTACACAGAATACAGCTGTGGATTTATAGTGAGTGAAACTGCTGCACAGAAAGAGGTTGCCTTTAATTAAAAGCTCGTTACCGGCACAAAATCATCTCCTGATTTAATAAACACATATGTTGAACTGGAGCAAACAGAAACATTAGATCGTTAGTGCCAGGACTTTCATATCAAAGCTTCCCAGGGATGTtgaaataaagttaaaaagaatCTCTATGAATCAGTCTGTTTCCTTCATAGTAACCTGTTTGTATAGAGCAGTCACAGCAGTGGCCGGAATGTTATGTTGGACTGGGATTGGAAGAAAAGAAACTCTCATTTCATAAGTAACTCCTCCCACTGTCTACCATGTTTTTAataacagtcctgccctgctttatggctgagattctagctatctgtataacagagcattctgtcacagtggcacagatcctatctgatcccccccattgtaagcagcagtcctgccctgctttatggctgagattctagctatctgtataacagagcattctgtcacagtggcacagatcctatctgatccccccattgtaagcagcagtcctgccctgctttatggctgagattctagctatctgtataacagagcattctgtcacagtggcacagatcctatctgatccccccattgtaagcagcagtcctgccctgctttatggctgagattctagctatctgtataacagagcattctgtcacagtggcacagatcctatctgatccccccattgtaagcagcagtcctgccctgctttatggtactgttttattattacagagaaaagggaatcatttaaccattaaataaacccaatagggctgttctgcccccaataaggggtaattatatcttagttgggatcaagtacaggtactgttttattattacagagaaaagggaatcatttaaccatgaaataaacccaatagggctgttctgccccaataaggggtaattatatcttagttgggatcaagtacaggtactgttttattattacagagaaaagggaatcatttaaccattaaataaacccaataggactgttctgccccaataaggggtaattatatcttagttgggatcaagtacaggtactgttttattattacagagaaaagggaatcatttaaccattaaataaacccaatagggctgttctgccccaataaggggtaattatatcttagttgggatcaagtacaggtactgttttattattacagagaaaagggaatcatttaaccattaaataaacccaatagggctgttctgccccaataaggggtaattatatcttagttgggatcaagtacaggtactgttttattattacagagaaaagggaatcatttaaccattaaataaacccaatagggctgttctgcccccaataaggggtaattatatcttagttgggatcaagtacaggtactgttttattattacagagaaaagggaatcatttaaccattaaataaacccaatagggctgttctgccccaataaggggtaattatatcttagttgggatcaagtacaggtactgttttattattacagagaaaagggaatcatttaaccatgaaataaacccaatagggctgttctgcccccaataaggggtaattatatcttagttgggatcaagtacaggtactgttttattattacagagaaaagggaatcatttaaccattaaataaacccaatagggctgttctgccccaataaggggtaattatatcttagttgggatcaagtacaggtactgttttattattacagagaaaagggaatcatttaaccattaaataaacccaatagggctgttctgcccccaataaggggtaattatatcttagttgggatcaagtacaggtactgttttattattacagagaaaagggaatcatttaaccattaaataaacccaatagggctgttctgcccccaataaggggtaattatatcttagttgggatcaagtacaggtactgttttattattacagagaaaagggaatcatttaaccatgaaataaacccaatagggctgttctgccccaacaaggggtaattatatcttagttgggatcaagtacaggtactttccgcaattcaaaactttctggataacgggtttccagataatggatcctatacctgtattagctatTATGCAATTGCAGGTTCTACTATGGCTGCCATGAGAAATCATATAATCCAAAAGCTTTAGTTAGCAGTTTATGTTTGCCAAGCTGCACCTATAGGGATTAATAAGAAGGTGGGATAGGAATTCCATGACTGCCAGGCAGGTTCTGTTTGACtgagcatttatttttttgtttattttccagGGACGGTCAGCCTGACAGCCTCCTACTCTGAGACATTTCCACATTAGGCAGCAAATACAGGACTGAGGGGCATTGGGTTTCACTTCACATCCCATTTTTCTTAATTCTGctggaaaatataaatattattagctATTAACCCCCTCTGcacactgaaagggttaaagaaagcAGCTGGCCAGGCAGACAAAAGGGGGTCCCTGCTGTTTATCACCCATGGGTGCAAGATGGGTGCCTGCGCTGAAGCCCAGTTAGTTTCATTTTTACGGCATCAGGAGGGAGAAATGAAACCAAGAGAGGGGCGGGGCCAAGGGAGGGGCGGAgccagtgtgtgtgagtgagtctAGGAGGGAATATAAGGAGGGTGAGCCTCAACCAAATCCCACAGCTCCACGCAAGGAAAACTAAAATCCAGAGTCAAGTCTAAATGTCTCCTACTGTAAGTACCCTCtctgctccatagcaaccatacTCCATACTCATATACACTTACTGCATGCCCTTCTGCTATAGGGAAAATATAACTGAGGGTCACTCATTATTAACAATAACTTATTCAATGCTGACaatgataataatatatataataataataataataataataatagtaatgaacATTGTTTTATTACCAGTTATATCCATATTATAGCCAGAGTACAACTTGTTATTCCATGACAAATGCATAAAACCAGCAAAgggattaaaggaacaataaccactaaaacttgtatattctGTTACCGTCACGGTATATTTGTATTAAATGCTGTTCCAAATGCTGTCTCGTAATTGATTGTGCCCAGCAATGAGCCGTAGTGAGTTATTTGGAAATAATTGATGATATTTGGGATATAGAGGaatcgcaaaaaaaaaataatatatatatatatatataactatatatatataactatatatatatatatatatatatatatatatatatatatatatatatataaaagtctcTTCCAGGAGCTAATTATTATATtcttgtttgtttattaattgtATATACAGGGTGGAAATGAAAATAAGGATAGATCAGACGATAAGTGTCTCTTACAGATGTGTGGGATAGAAAAATAGTGATAGAGACACATtcacagataaatagatagttaGATATATAATAgtgataatagatagacagaccaacagacagatagagagtgatagacagatagatagaaagatagataatagagcgagcgatagatagatagatagacagacagacgatagatagatagatagatagctgataagGGTTAAATTGCTGAATGCTAAGCCATGCATAAAGATGATAGCGAGAGATGGACAGATATCTCAGCTATCCATTACAGTATTGCAGTGCACTGTGAATATGCATATAAAatcactgtacaggtattggaccccttatccggaaacccattaaccagaattatggaaagcccatctcccat contains:
- the tuba8 gene encoding tubulin alpha-8 chain, which encodes MWGIRSKSRECISVHIGQAGLQIGNACWELFCLEHGIQPDGILSDQSKVGSSADSFTTFFSESSNGKHVPRAILVDLETTVADEIRVGEYRHLFHPEHFITSKEDAANNYARGHYTIGKEIIDLVLDQIRKQTDACSSLQGFLVFHSFGGGTGSGFTSLLMERLSLDYGKKSKLEFAIYPAPRISTAVVEPYNSILTTHTTLEHSDCAFMVDNEAIYDLCHRNLDIERPTYMALNRLISQIVSSITASLRFDGALNVDLTEFQTNLVPYPRIHFPLVTYAPIISANKAYHEQLSVADITNACFEPCNQMVKCDPRHGKYMACCMLYRGDVVPKDVNVAIASIKTKRTIQFVDWCPTGFKVGINYQPPTVVPGGDLAKVQRAVCMLSNTTVIAEAWARLDHKFDLMFAKRAFVHWYVGEGMEEGEFSEAREDLAALEKDYEEVGIDSFEEENEGEEY